One window from the genome of Bradyrhizobium xenonodulans encodes:
- a CDS encoding flagellar basal body rod protein FlgC, with translation MSILSIATSGLSAASLRVNVAASNIANIGTTGPLPASGRSGTSAGAGIAPTFPAAYVPLRVDQVSQSSGSTPGGTVATVSTVSPSYIAQSDSSASFANQDGLVAAPNVDLASEFAELVTAKYSFIANAKVVQAYSETEDTLLDIKT, from the coding sequence ATGAGCATACTTTCGATCGCGACATCCGGGCTTTCTGCAGCGAGCCTGCGCGTGAACGTGGCCGCGAGCAACATTGCCAACATCGGCACGACCGGCCCGCTGCCGGCATCGGGCCGATCGGGCACGTCGGCCGGTGCGGGCATTGCTCCGACGTTTCCCGCGGCCTATGTGCCGCTGCGAGTCGATCAGGTCTCTCAATCGAGCGGCTCGACGCCGGGCGGTACGGTCGCGACCGTGTCAACGGTTTCGCCGAGCTATATCGCGCAATCCGACTCGAGCGCTTCCTTCGCAAACCAGGACGGCCTGGTCGCAGCGCCGAATGTCGACCTTGCCAGCGAATTCGCTGAGCTGGTGACCGCAAAGTACAGCTTCATTGCCAATGCGAAGGTCGTTCAAGCCTATTCCGAGACGGAAGACACACTGCTCGATATCAAGACTTGA
- a CDS encoding DUF1236 domain-containing protein → MKTRLVISLAAASLLASSAAFAQSTTEQGARDGARAGGDIGGPVGAMVGGTVGAAVGAGLEIPNAILGGIPRDDSVVIHERVVVGEPLPPTVVLRPVPNYTEYRYAVVNDRRVIVEPRTRRVVKIID, encoded by the coding sequence ATGAAAACCCGTCTTGTGATTTCGTTGGCTGCCGCGTCGCTGCTGGCGTCGAGCGCAGCCTTTGCCCAGTCGACGACCGAACAGGGCGCCAGAGACGGCGCGCGTGCGGGCGGCGATATCGGCGGCCCGGTCGGTGCGATGGTCGGCGGCACCGTCGGTGCGGCCGTGGGCGCTGGTTTGGAAATTCCGAATGCCATTCTCGGCGGAATCCCGCGCGATGATTCAGTGGTGATTCACGAGCGCGTCGTCGTCGGCGAGCCGCTGCCGCCGACCGTGGTGCTGCGCCCGGTGCCGAACTACACCGAGTATCGCTATGCGGTCGTGAACGACCGTCGCGTAATCGTCGAGCCGCGGACGCGCCGCGTCGTCAAGATCATCGACTGA
- a CDS encoding 2-hydroxy-3-oxopropionate reductase, which yields MIDIGFIGLGTMGRPMAGHLLAAGHRVLLYDVAPVAPELIAAGGIACKSAKEVAQEADAVIIMVPDTPHVEAVLFGKDGVASGISKGKIVVDMSSISPLATKEFAKKIEALGADYLDAPVSGGEVGAKAASLTIMVGGPERAFNTMKGVFDKMGKNVTRVGANGDGQTTKVANQIIVALTIGAVSEALLFASKAGADPALVRQALMGGFASSRILEVHGERMVKRNFDPGFRIELHQKDLNLALEGARALGLSLPNTAVAQQLFSSCTAHGGKAWDHSAMVRALELMAGHEIATA from the coding sequence ATGATCGACATCGGCTTCATTGGACTTGGCACCATGGGACGGCCGATGGCCGGCCATCTTCTCGCGGCGGGCCATCGCGTTCTCCTGTACGACGTCGCACCGGTCGCGCCGGAGCTGATCGCGGCGGGCGGCATAGCCTGCAAGTCGGCCAAAGAGGTCGCGCAGGAGGCGGATGCGGTCATCATCATGGTGCCGGACACGCCGCATGTCGAAGCCGTGTTGTTCGGCAAGGACGGCGTCGCGAGCGGCATCTCCAAGGGCAAGATTGTCGTCGACATGAGCTCGATCTCGCCATTGGCGACGAAGGAGTTCGCCAAGAAGATCGAGGCGCTCGGCGCCGACTATCTCGACGCGCCGGTGTCGGGCGGCGAGGTCGGCGCCAAGGCGGCGAGCCTCACCATCATGGTCGGTGGTCCCGAGCGCGCCTTCAACACCATGAAGGGCGTGTTCGACAAGATGGGCAAGAACGTCACCCGCGTCGGTGCCAACGGCGACGGGCAGACGACCAAGGTCGCCAACCAGATCATCGTCGCGCTGACGATCGGGGCGGTGAGCGAGGCGCTGCTGTTCGCCTCGAAAGCCGGCGCCGATCCCGCACTGGTGCGGCAGGCGCTGATGGGCGGCTTTGCGTCCTCGCGCATTCTCGAAGTGCATGGCGAGCGCATGGTGAAGCGCAATTTCGATCCCGGATTCCGCATCGAGCTGCACCAGAAGGACCTCAACCTCGCGCTCGAAGGCGCGCGTGCGCTCGGCCTGTCGCTGCCGAACACGGCGGTGGCGCAGCAATTGTTCTCGTCCTGCACCGCGCATGGCGGCAAGGCCTGGGATCATTCGGCGATGGTGCGGGCGCTGGAACTGATGGCGGGCCACGAGATCGCCACAGCCTGA
- a CDS encoding VanZ family protein — translation MSVFVRFLAWLLAAAVTFATLGPPGLRPHSDLGQDGEHALAFILLGLAFGLAYPRRRLLTTAIAVVLIGVLEMMQFWAPGRHARLEDFLVDGGTACLGFALATAADWVMTRVRASSTVTGEGPAE, via the coding sequence ATGTCCGTTTTTGTCCGCTTTCTTGCCTGGCTGCTCGCGGCCGCCGTCACGTTCGCCACCCTCGGTCCCCCCGGCCTGCGGCCGCATTCCGACCTCGGCCAGGACGGTGAACATGCGCTCGCCTTCATCCTGCTGGGACTGGCCTTCGGCCTTGCCTACCCGCGGCGGCGCCTGCTGACCACGGCGATTGCGGTGGTCTTGATCGGCGTGCTCGAGATGATGCAGTTCTGGGCGCCCGGCCGACATGCGCGGCTGGAGGACTTCCTGGTCGATGGCGGCACCGCTTGCCTCGGCTTTGCACTCGCGACCGCTGCCGATTGGGTCATGACGCGCGTTCGCGCAAGCTCGACCGTGACAGGCGAAGGCCCCGCGGAGTGA
- a CDS encoding ornithine cyclodeaminase family protein produces MHFVSDTEVTKVLTFPILIAALEEAHRRPKMEVLDAFLGGEGAQYVIRSAVDPGRYMASKMFTSFPANLAEGKMPAVQAVCVLFDGTNGKPLAAMDGTEITHWRTAADSALGTKLLAPPDPETLLCVGAGEMSEWLIRGHRTVRPSLQRVLVWNRNPDRAADLARRLAKDGVKTETITDLDAATREADIITTCTRAHQPLIKGRNVRPGTHLDLVGGYTPQTREADDDAAKMSRVFVDRRESAFHGVGDILQPIASGAISETDVLGDLYDLAGGRVQGRTSPSDTTFFKNAGGGHLDLMTCEAVFKQLGTKLD; encoded by the coding sequence TTGCACTTTGTCTCCGATACCGAAGTCACGAAAGTTCTGACCTTTCCGATCCTCATTGCAGCGCTGGAAGAGGCGCATCGCCGGCCGAAGATGGAGGTGCTGGACGCCTTCCTTGGCGGCGAAGGGGCGCAGTACGTCATCCGCAGTGCCGTCGATCCCGGCCGCTACATGGCGAGCAAGATGTTCACCAGCTTCCCGGCCAATCTGGCGGAAGGGAAGATGCCGGCCGTGCAGGCCGTGTGCGTGCTGTTCGACGGCACCAATGGCAAACCGCTGGCGGCGATGGACGGCACCGAGATCACGCATTGGCGCACTGCGGCCGATTCCGCGCTGGGCACGAAACTGCTCGCCCCGCCCGATCCGGAGACGCTGCTGTGCGTCGGTGCCGGTGAGATGTCCGAATGGCTGATCCGGGGGCATCGCACCGTCAGGCCGTCCCTGCAACGCGTGCTGGTCTGGAATCGAAACCCGGACCGCGCCGCGGATCTCGCTCGGCGTCTGGCGAAGGACGGTGTCAAGACGGAGACGATCACCGATCTCGACGCCGCGACGCGCGAGGCCGACATCATCACCACCTGTACCCGCGCGCATCAGCCGCTGATCAAGGGCCGCAATGTGCGGCCAGGCACGCATCTGGACCTCGTCGGCGGCTATACCCCGCAAACCCGCGAGGCTGATGACGACGCAGCAAAGATGTCGCGCGTCTTCGTGGACCGGCGGGAATCCGCCTTCCACGGCGTCGGCGATATCCTGCAACCGATCGCCAGCGGCGCGATCAGCGAGACCGACGTCCTCGGCGATCTCTACGATCTCGCCGGCGGCCGCGTGCAGGGCCGCACCTCACCGTCCGACACCACGTTCTTCAAGAACGCGGGCGGCGGCCATCTCGACCTCATGACTTGCGAGGCCGTGTTCAAGCAGCTTGGCACCAAGCTGGACTAG
- a CDS encoding GNAT family N-acetyltransferase, whose translation MNETAARASDEPVLVRPSRESDVEAMLAIYRHHVRTGVPRDVEGTGAPEPDDLRDRRKNLKQTRLPHLVATFRGEVVGYCYAVLFRKRPAYRYTAKHSIYVHHEHLGRGVGRLLLQELIDACAAAGFRQMIGYIDADNAPSLALHEKFGFARAGLLSGVAYRHGRWSDTVMVQRSLGAGVTAPPPVTSPGR comes from the coding sequence ATGAACGAAACAGCTGCGCGCGCAAGTGACGAGCCGGTGCTGGTCCGGCCGTCACGCGAGAGCGACGTCGAGGCGATGCTGGCGATCTACCGCCATCACGTCCGCACTGGCGTGCCGCGGGATGTCGAAGGAACCGGCGCGCCGGAGCCGGATGACCTGCGCGACCGGCGCAAGAACCTGAAACAGACCCGCCTGCCGCATCTGGTCGCGACCTTTCGCGGCGAGGTCGTCGGCTATTGCTATGCCGTCCTGTTCCGCAAGCGCCCGGCCTATCGCTACACGGCCAAGCACTCGATCTACGTCCACCACGAGCATCTCGGCCGCGGGGTGGGACGGCTTCTGCTCCAGGAACTGATCGATGCCTGTGCAGCGGCCGGCTTCCGCCAGATGATCGGCTATATCGATGCCGACAACGCGCCCTCGCTGGCGCTGCATGAGAAGTTCGGCTTCGCGCGCGCCGGCCTGCTCAGCGGCGTCGCCTATCGCCACGGCCGCTGGTCCGACACAGTGATGGTGCAGCGTTCGCTCGGCGCGGGCGTCACCGCGCCGCCGCCCGTAACCTCGCCCGGCCGCTGA
- a CDS encoding thiamine pyrophosphate-dependent enzyme codes for MDNRNTKVMNRFDVTSRLIAKLKHEEAVIGGIGNTNFDLWAAGHRPQNFYMLGSMGLAFPIALGVALAQPDRRVFALEGDGSLLMQLGALSTIATLKPKNLIMIVMDNGIYQITGAQPTPAASVADIVAIAAGSGLANSAWAADEEDFERLVDGAMSASEPSLIAVRIDDKPGVGTTRRDPVQIRERFMHGLGVREPL; via the coding sequence ATGGACAACCGCAACACCAAGGTCATGAACCGCTTCGATGTCACCTCGCGGCTGATCGCAAAACTCAAGCACGAGGAAGCCGTGATCGGCGGCATCGGCAACACCAATTTCGACCTCTGGGCCGCCGGCCACCGCCCGCAGAACTTTTATATGCTCGGCAGCATGGGCCTCGCCTTCCCGATCGCGCTCGGCGTCGCGCTGGCGCAGCCCGACCGCCGCGTCTTCGCGCTCGAAGGCGACGGCTCGCTCTTGATGCAGCTCGGCGCGCTCTCGACGATCGCAACGCTGAAGCCGAAGAACCTCATCATGATCGTGATGGACAACGGCATCTACCAGATCACCGGCGCGCAGCCGACGCCGGCGGCAAGCGTCGCGGACATCGTCGCCATCGCCGCCGGTTCGGGGCTCGCCAACAGTGCCTGGGCCGCGGACGAGGAGGATTTCGAGCGCCTTGTCGACGGGGCCATGTCCGCCTCCGAGCCCAGCCTGATCGCCGTGCGCATCGACGACAAGCCGGGTGTCGGCACCACCCGCAGGGATCCCGTGCAGATCCGGGAACGATTCATGCACGGCCTTGGTGTGCGCGAGCCGCTTTAA
- the hyi gene encoding hydroxypyruvate isomerase: MPKFAANLTMLFNEMPFLDRFAAAKAAGFSGVEYLFPYDFEKAQLREQLEAHGLTQVLHNLPAGNWAAGERGIAILPDRVSEFRDGVFHAIDYAKALDCDQLNCLVGIAPADANPHELNETLVGNLRFAASTLARENIKLLVEPINTLDIPGFYLNGTEQAVQLISEVRSNNLFIQYDIYHMQIMEGDLARTMQEYLPQISHIQLADNPGRHEPGTGEINYPFLFRHLDAIGYRGWVGCEYKPRTTTLEGLSWHAAQTFET; encoded by the coding sequence ATGCCGAAATTTGCCGCCAATCTCACCATGCTCTTCAACGAGATGCCGTTCCTCGACCGCTTCGCTGCTGCAAAGGCCGCGGGCTTTTCCGGGGTCGAGTATCTCTTCCCCTATGATTTCGAGAAGGCGCAGCTCCGCGAACAGCTCGAAGCCCACGGGCTGACGCAGGTGCTGCACAATCTGCCCGCCGGCAACTGGGCGGCGGGCGAGCGCGGCATTGCGATCCTGCCCGATCGCGTCAGTGAGTTTCGGGACGGCGTGTTCCATGCCATCGACTATGCCAAGGCACTCGATTGCGATCAGCTCAACTGCCTCGTCGGCATCGCGCCTGCCGATGCCAATCCGCACGAGCTCAACGAGACGCTGGTCGGAAACTTGCGCTTTGCCGCCTCGACGCTGGCACGGGAGAACATCAAGCTGCTGGTCGAGCCGATCAACACGCTCGACATTCCAGGCTTCTACCTCAACGGCACCGAGCAGGCGGTGCAGCTGATCTCCGAGGTGCGGTCGAACAATCTGTTCATCCAGTACGACATCTATCACATGCAGATCATGGAGGGCGATCTCGCCCGCACCATGCAGGAATACCTGCCGCAGATCTCCCACATCCAGCTCGCCGACAATCCCGGCCGGCACGAGCCGGGCACCGGCGAGATCAACTATCCCTTCCTGTTCCGCCACCTCGATGCGATCGGCTATCGCGGCTGGGTCGGCTGCGAATACAAGCCGCGCACCACGACGCTGGAAGGCCTGTCTTGGCACGCTGCGCAGACTTTTGAGACCTGA
- the gcl gene encoding glyoxylate carboligase, whose protein sequence is MAKMRAIDAAVRILEKEGISTAFGVPGAAINPLYSALKKRGSIRHILARHVEGASHMAEGYTRAKAGNIGVCIGTSGPAGTDMITGLYSAIADSIPILCITGQAPRARLHKEDFQAVDIESIAKPVTKWAVTVREPALVPRVFSQAFHVMRSGRPGPVLIDMPLDVQLAEIEFDDETYEPLPVYKPAATRKQVEKALEMLNAAERPLIVAGGGIINADASDLLVEFAEIANVPVVPTLMGWGAIPDDHVLMAGMVGLQTSHRYGNATMLESDFVLGIGNRWANRHTGSVETYTKGRTFVHVDIEPTQIGRVFNPDLGIVSDAKAALELFVAVAREWRRSGRLRERQAWPASCRDRKKTMLRKSHFDNVPIKPQRVYEEMNKAFGRDTTYVTVIGLSQIAGAQFLGVYKPRNWINAGQAGPLGWTLPAALGVRAACPDREIVALSGDYDFQFLIEELAVGAQFNLPYIHVVVNNSYLGLIRQAQRGFDMDYHVQLSFENVNAPELNGYGVDHVAVAEGLGCKAIRVTNPKDTQAAFATARELMAKHRVPVVVEFILERVTNIAMGTEIDNIVEFEEVLDLPLDEVGSTRVLQPAE, encoded by the coding sequence ATGGCGAAGATGCGAGCTATCGATGCTGCCGTGCGAATTCTGGAGAAGGAAGGCATCTCGACCGCCTTCGGGGTTCCCGGGGCCGCGATCAATCCGCTTTACTCGGCGCTGAAGAAACGCGGCTCGATCCGCCACATTCTGGCACGGCATGTCGAGGGCGCCTCGCACATGGCCGAAGGCTATACGCGGGCCAAGGCCGGCAATATCGGGGTCTGCATCGGCACCTCGGGTCCGGCCGGCACCGACATGATCACCGGGCTTTATTCGGCGATCGCCGATTCCATTCCGATCCTCTGCATCACCGGGCAGGCGCCGCGGGCGCGGCTCCACAAGGAAGATTTCCAGGCGGTCGACATCGAGTCGATCGCGAAACCCGTGACCAAATGGGCGGTGACGGTGCGCGAGCCCGCGCTGGTGCCGCGCGTGTTCAGCCAGGCGTTTCATGTCATGCGATCGGGCCGGCCGGGACCGGTGCTGATCGACATGCCGCTCGACGTGCAACTCGCAGAGATCGAGTTCGACGACGAGACCTATGAGCCGTTGCCGGTCTACAAGCCGGCGGCGACCCGCAAACAGGTCGAGAAGGCGCTGGAGATGCTCAATGCCGCCGAGCGGCCGCTGATCGTGGCGGGCGGCGGCATCATCAATGCCGATGCGTCCGACCTGCTGGTCGAATTCGCCGAGATCGCCAACGTCCCTGTCGTGCCGACGCTGATGGGCTGGGGCGCGATCCCCGACGACCACGTGCTGATGGCCGGCATGGTCGGCCTTCAGACCAGCCATCGTTACGGCAATGCCACGATGCTGGAATCCGATTTCGTGCTCGGCATCGGCAATCGCTGGGCCAATCGCCACACCGGCTCGGTCGAGACCTACACCAAGGGCCGCACCTTCGTGCACGTCGACATCGAGCCGACCCAGATCGGGCGCGTGTTCAATCCCGATCTCGGCATCGTCTCGGACGCGAAGGCCGCGCTCGAACTCTTCGTTGCCGTCGCCAGGGAGTGGCGCCGGTCAGGCAGGCTCCGCGAGCGCCAGGCGTGGCCCGCTTCCTGCCGCGATCGCAAGAAGACGATGCTGCGCAAGAGCCATTTCGACAACGTGCCGATCAAGCCGCAGCGCGTCTATGAGGAGATGAACAAGGCGTTCGGCCGCGACACCACTTACGTCACCGTGATCGGCCTGTCGCAGATCGCCGGCGCGCAATTCCTTGGCGTCTACAAGCCGCGCAACTGGATCAATGCCGGGCAGGCGGGCCCGCTCGGCTGGACGCTGCCGGCGGCGCTCGGCGTGCGCGCGGCGTGTCCTGATCGCGAAATCGTCGCGCTGTCGGGCGACTACGACTTCCAGTTCCTGATCGAGGAGCTCGCGGTCGGCGCGCAGTTCAACCTGCCCTACATCCACGTCGTCGTGAACAATTCCTATCTCGGTTTGATCCGCCAGGCCCAGCGCGGGTTCGACATGGACTATCACGTCCAGCTCTCGTTCGAGAACGTCAACGCGCCGGAGCTCAATGGATATGGCGTCGACCACGTCGCCGTCGCCGAAGGCCTCGGCTGCAAGGCGATCCGCGTCACTAATCCCAAGGACACGCAGGCGGCGTTCGCGACCGCGCGCGAATTGATGGCGAAGCACCGCGTGCCCGTGGTGGTCGAGTTCATCCTGGAACGCGTCACCAATATCGCGATGGGGACCGAGATCGACAACATCGTCGAGTTCGAGGAGGTGCTGGACCTGCCGCTCGACGAGGTCGGAAGCACGCGCGTGCTGCAGCCGGCGGAATAG
- a CDS encoding thiamine pyrophosphate-binding protein, whose translation MAIAEQRTASQATQGSSDESWHGIVLQTLKRNEISLIPYVPDRVLTPLIKNLHADPFFTTFATAREEEAVGIISGAWMGGRRGAVLMQTSGFATLANVLASLAVPYQIPLIMFVSERGTLGEFNYGQSLVCRTMRPVLDSLALEHHTITRLDELEFIADRSIKQAVTTQAPVALILNPLLTGGKTFDK comes from the coding sequence ATGGCGATTGCGGAACAGCGGACCGCGTCCCAGGCAACCCAGGGGTCCAGTGACGAGAGCTGGCACGGCATTGTCCTGCAAACCCTGAAGCGGAACGAGATCAGCCTCATCCCTTACGTGCCCGACCGCGTGCTGACGCCGCTGATCAAGAATTTGCACGCCGATCCCTTCTTCACGACCTTCGCGACAGCCCGCGAGGAGGAAGCGGTCGGCATCATCTCGGGCGCCTGGATGGGTGGACGGCGCGGCGCGGTGCTGATGCAGACCTCCGGCTTTGCCACGCTCGCCAACGTGCTCGCCTCGCTCGCGGTGCCCTACCAGATCCCACTGATCATGTTCGTCTCCGAGCGCGGCACGCTCGGCGAGTTCAACTACGGCCAGTCCTTGGTCTGCCGCACCATGCGCCCCGTCCTCGACTCGCTCGCGCTGGAGCACCACACCATCACCCGGCTCGACGAGCTCGAATTCATCGCCGACCGCTCCATCAAGCAGGCCGTCACCACGCAGGCGCCGGTGGCGCTGATCCTCAACCCGCTGCTCACCGGCGGCAAGACCTTCGACAAGTGA
- a CDS encoding hydroxyacid dehydrogenase: MSVNSKRVVYSNYLANPIYIDILKARPDVRLDRIENASPEDFYAPMLSAAHVYQIGAARDELAPHFHVDASFLKRTPNLLLVSSNGAGFDPVDVDACTDAGVLVVNQSGGNAHSVAEHALAMMLTLSKRIIQSDRRLRRERDVNRNDLVGNEVEHKTVGIIGLGNVGRRIAALCKGLLGMKVLAYDPYLTAEVMAERGGEKVELDELLRRADFVSISCPLNKGSRNMISVREFGLMQPHAYFVTTARGFIHDEDALLQALRDKRIAGAGLDVWSKEPPPPEHPLLQLDNVLASPHTAGVTIEARQNMGRIAAEQVLETLDGKRPPRIINPEVWPAYAARFKQAFGVTPG; this comes from the coding sequence ATGTCCGTCAACAGCAAGCGCGTCGTTTATTCCAATTATTTGGCCAACCCGATCTATATCGACATCCTGAAGGCGCGCCCGGACGTCCGGCTCGATCGCATCGAGAACGCCAGCCCCGAAGACTTCTACGCGCCGATGCTGAGCGCTGCCCATGTCTACCAGATCGGCGCAGCCCGCGACGAGCTGGCGCCGCATTTTCATGTCGACGCGTCTTTCCTGAAGCGCACGCCGAATCTCCTGCTGGTCTCCAGCAACGGTGCGGGTTTCGACCCTGTCGACGTCGATGCCTGCACGGATGCGGGCGTGCTGGTCGTCAACCAGTCCGGCGGCAACGCCCATTCGGTCGCCGAGCATGCGCTGGCGATGATGCTGACCCTGTCCAAGCGCATCATCCAGTCGGACCGCCGCCTGCGCCGTGAGCGCGACGTCAACCGCAACGATCTCGTCGGCAACGAGGTCGAGCACAAGACCGTTGGCATCATCGGCCTCGGCAATGTCGGTCGCCGCATCGCTGCGCTATGCAAGGGCCTGCTCGGCATGAAGGTGCTGGCCTACGACCCGTACCTCACGGCCGAAGTGATGGCGGAGCGGGGCGGGGAGAAGGTCGAGCTCGACGAGCTCTTGCGCCGCGCCGATTTCGTCTCGATCTCCTGCCCCCTCAACAAGGGCAGCCGCAACATGATCAGCGTGCGCGAGTTCGGGCTGATGCAGCCGCATGCCTACTTCGTGACCACGGCGCGGGGCTTCATCCACGACGAGGACGCGCTGCTCCAGGCGTTGCGCGACAAGCGCATTGCCGGTGCCGGCCTCGACGTCTGGTCCAAGGAGCCGCCGCCGCCGGAGCATCCGCTGCTCCAGCTCGACAACGTGCTGGCGAGCCCGCACACCGCGGGCGTCACCATCGAGGCGCGCCAGAACATGGGCCGGATCGCGGCCGAACAGGTATTGGAAACGCTCGACGGCAAACGCCCGCCGCGCATCATCAATCCCGAGGTCTGGCCGGCCTATGCGGCGCGCTTCAAGCAGGCGTTCGGCGTGACGCCGGGGTAG